DNA from Daucus carota subsp. sativus chromosome 1, DH1 v3.0, whole genome shotgun sequence:
CTAAGCTCATCTTTGCTATATGATATGTATCCTTTATGTGAAAGCCACTTGGGAGGGTACTGCTGCGAGTGCCCCGAGTATTTTAGCTAGTTTATGAATGGCATATTATCTGAACTGAGATTTTAATCTCCCAAGGACAGATTTATATATCCTTTGAGCATAGAAAATATTGTGTTGTACAAGCTCGCTCCAGAGACTAAAAGTCTACTTATTCAGTTTAAAAtgcttaaaaataatttgtgttTTGTATGTTTAGTGCACAAATGCCTACTGTTTCCTCTTTACTAAATCACCTTTTTTCACAAAATAAGTATTCGTAGATCTAACTTGTTTTGTTATGTTATAATCTGCCAACTTgctacaaatataaatttagcaaaaacaaaagagaaacttgctacaaatataatattttgtattatatttagTAGCCAAGAAGAAGACGGGAGACTTCGGAAAAAGAGTAACTtgttatattacaaattttaggatttttttaattaacactcttttctctctctctattttCAGAATGGTTGTAGTGCTTTATCtcatggttttttttttgtgacaaAGTGCTTCATCTCATGTTTGAAATCAAGGCATGATCCTAAGAGGTAAAAAGTCATTTAGCAAGCAAGAGCCGAAAAGAAACGCTTCATTTGTACTTCGCATAAAATCTATTATCACTCCATAACAACATTCGATTCAACTTAATCTTAACATTCCTGTCCTTCAAATGAAAATGCCTTGGGGCTATTCTCCGACTCAAACTAAAACCAAAATACTGAGGAAAATCCTTCACTTCTTCAATACTCCTCTCCATCTCCCTCACCAAAAACTCAAGCTTAGGCCTCAAATTATGCTCAATGCTGTAACCGAATATAGCCGGCAATCTAGCACACACTCTAGCCGATTCCTCGTACGAAAAGCCAACACTTTGCAAGAACATAACCTTCTCCTCAAGCTTCTCAACTCGAGTGTTCAACAGATGAGCATTCAATGTAGTTGGAAGATTCAGCTTCTCCAGGCCTAAACTTTTGAGATAGACAAGTGTTGGGACTAGACAGAACTCGACATTGGATTCAAGAAGACCAGGGCACCGGAGGACTAATGAACATGATTCTTCCAGGGATGCGCCTACGTCTGAGTATAGGAATTCAAACACGGGCTCAACCTGAGCAGGATCAAAGGTGGCGGAGAAAAGCATGGGACAGAGGAAAGCAAGTCTAGGGAAATCAGGCTCTGAGAAGCCCCTGGATTTGAGGAAATTTACGGTAGAGAGGAGATGGGCTATGGTTTCTGGAGATGGGTTTTTGTGGGGGGTGGTTTCCGGGTTGATGATGCCGATGGTTTTCAGGTACCTGAGGTTTTGCATGTGAGATGTACGGAACTTGAGGTAGGTATGAGGGTTTTTGATGGAAGTGGATTGAGAGCCATGGTTTGGAGATGGTGAAAGTGAGCAAATTATTGAGATGTTATAAGAGTGAAGAAGCATTTTTCGCTTTAGTGGCAAGTGCAGCTAAGTCTAACATAATATCTGTGGCTGCACTGCACTCGTGATAAGAGAAGATAACTTCTTGGTGTTTGGGATCGCAAACAACGGAAGGCAGACTTGAGTAAACTAACCATGAAATAGcacaataatatcaaaatatattaatagatagatgataagaatatatattatttttactacacatttataatttataatttatgaaagTATTATTACAAAAGCTAAATATGTAAAAGAAAACATTATCAATTGATCAATTTCAATACATTATcatactttttatataaaaagtgaatactataatattaaaaattatattataaatataatatcttgatatttatatattatcacctGCATTACTCACGGATTTAAGACTAAAATACTATTAAAACCAACCTGtttgattatacaaatttttatatttgatacacatatacacataaatcaatttaattcGACATATTTATTAGGGATAGACAAGGAAATCAAGTATTCAACTAattttttcttaagatgcgtaaTTTTTCAAAAGGGCATAAAAAGTGACGGGATAATATTAGAATTGTATATATACTCTCTTTATTAAAgggataatataaaatttgtcgGTATTTGTACTATGAACCTTCttagtttataatatattttgatattttaattcatTATTTCTTTGGACTCGTTTTTAATTAGCTAATTTTAGACTCTTAGCTATTAGGAATTTATTCAACTAGTTACCAATTAGTTAAGCAAGAATTTTTTCCAGAACCCTCCCATTAAATTGAAGAGTAAACCTCAGAAAACaaacaacaaaaagaagaatgaTAATAAAAACATGTCAATGTTTGTTCTCCATCAACTCTAGTCTCTGTAGTGCTGTTGTCGATGCTGATGTAGAGAGGATTTCTGAATATTGTGGAGAAACTGCTGCCCAGACTTGTTGTGGTGATGGTTTGGAATTGATTGATGAGCCTAAAGTAGAGGAGTTATGTTATGGAAGTGATGTTGTTGAAACATTTGATGATGCGTGGATTAATAGTATTTTTGATGAGGAGAATGAATGGGAAACTATGAATTCGCTGTTAGAAAAGGAAGATATCGGGCAGGCGTCTCTGGATTAGTGTTGGCCAGCAAAACATGATAATGgttattaaatttttccaaACAAGTCGGCCCACACATGACGAGCTGTTTAAGGGCTTTGCTATCAACATAagaaaaatgaaacttcaagctGAAACCTTGTACGCGGTGAGTAAGAGATTTTGCTGCTGATCATAGAATAATTGCACATATCGTGAATTGTGAATCTTAAGCAGTAGAATCTGTCTACATAGAACAGCAACAATTAGtgtttttatgaattattagtttattttacTGTCATACTCGTTATTTTTTATCTAGGTACTGAATTTGGTTGTTTATTGGCTTTCATGTCTGATTTGTAAAGGAAgtcgtatataatattatgtaatgataatTAACCAGAAtaaacacaaaaaaattaaaattaatattatgtaaTTCTTTACCGTTGCACAATATAAATAAGTCATGTTCACCTTGATTAGAATGGTGGataccaaaatgataacatagaaaaaaaaattaatgttcatattatgtgattttttatgtaattatataaaattatggaCAAAAATTTAAGTGGTCGATTGACCCCTTTTGCCCTTATCGGGATCTGAAATAATTATCCTACAATCATAGAGTAAGGACTTTCGTTTCCTACAGCTAGATCCAAAGACATATTCGCAGGTAATATTTGTTACTTTTTTGTTTCAATAAGAATATTTTCTAGATTTATACATCTTTTCCTCGACAATCTTCCGGGTTATCCTGCAAAATATACATATTCACATTTCAGAACCAGGAAAGTCATTCTCAATGGTTAAGTTTGAGTTCCGATTCAAGAAATAGACAATATGAGATGCTGGGGCTACTTGTATCAGTGGTTTCCCTTCAGAATTCCGAATCAAAGTTATATTTTACCTAtgagtttgtctagtgtgtgcccatgagtacatgctaagcaccaaattttataagtttggtgAATTTTGATTAGTGTGATTGGTGAATTTGCTGAGGGGATCCACCATTATAAAGAAGTAGTAGCCAATCAAAATCACCCAAACTTATGAATTTTAGTGCTTAACATGTGTTCATGGGCACACGCTAGAAAAACCGTTTACCTTTAAGGATGCTGATATATGCGCACCTTAAAAATTAAACTTTGATCCATGggtataatattaatttctctccattttttctcaaataaaataactacattttttctcaaataaaataatatacatatataaaagtatGAAATAGTAATCTATTAAAGCCCATTTATTTCGCTAAGTGTTTTTCATCCTTTTTAAAATTCCGATTTTTCATAACACTGATTCAGAAAAATAATCACCGCAAACTACATAAAATAATCATGAATtgcttttatttaaaaattataataaaatttccgtTTGATAAACTTTTTCTTGTCAGGCGTTTAATACACTTTGTATCAAAACTGAAGAATCAAGTTACTAAAACCCCCAGCTAGAAACTCAAAACCCTAGCTTAGACCCCTAAACAATGGCAGGCGGCAAATTCAAGAAAGAGAAGGGGTCGTCTTCATCATCCAGAGCTCAGCCATATCAAGGGGGCATTCAATTCCACAAATCAAAGGGTcagcatatattaaaaaacccACTTTTAATAGACTCAATTGTTCAAAAATCTGGTATTAAGCCTACAGATATCATTCTTGAAATTGGTCCTGGGACTGGTAATCTCACCAAGAAGCTTCTTGAAGCTGGCAAGTCTGTTATTGCTGTTGAGCTTGATTCTCGTATGGTTCTTGAGTTGCAGAGGAGGTTTCAAGGGACCCCTTTCTCTAATCGCTTAAAGGTATCGTTGTGAATTT
Protein-coding regions in this window:
- the LOC108204076 gene encoding transcription termination factor MTEF1, chloroplastic, producing the protein MLLHSYNISIICSLSPSPNHGSQSTSIKNPHTYLKFRTSHMQNLRYLKTIGIINPETTPHKNPSPETIAHLLSTVNFLKSRGFSEPDFPRLAFLCPMLFSATFDPAQVEPVFEFLYSDVGASLEESCSLVLRCPGLLESNVEFCLVPTLVYLKSLGLEKLNLPTTLNAHLLNTRVEKLEEKVMFLQSVGFSYEESARVCARLPAIFGYSIEHNLRPKLEFLVREMERSIEEVKDFPQYFGFSLSRRIAPRHFHLKDRNVKIKLNRMLLWSDNRFYAKYK